A window from Podospora bellae-mahoneyi strain CBS 112042 chromosome 1 map unlocalized CBS112042p_1, whole genome shotgun sequence encodes these proteins:
- a CDS encoding uncharacterized protein (EggNog:ENOG503P6UY; COG:S) — translation MAPRPFCYIVRPDTQRRTKTGQIQAVRGANVPLIAVDELPDWIEIYGVPRDIPSEQTIGLQNLGLMSKNSEPYLVQLHQKVFAARREQYQGDDSRGQATAVPSSSPAVPSSRPAVPSSRPAAPSSRPTASPTRHQATLPPQAQPQVPVANTAPATNSPRQPPQAMSTAIPQTQAAPAAQPVQTSIPAHASVSQAPPPTSTVPAGLLTSRHAPNPPTATPAQSAPQPTTVQFPATPCPPPPPPETPSSAPAPAPPPAASQPGAPAQQTVSITTTTATTTQPQPPFQPAPPGTSTSSPITITPAPQEPCLHYLKWGKCKFQPHCKHSHLITPASLVLAGFPSGSFPPWIKKRVSRLNNNNPNPPSQPSRPPYYPQRHHPYSSSSSSSSSSTTTTTSSDTHSLTSFSSSSSPRVRVAKRGTATKKVKKQERLLQEMQLRLENLTLKQKERELKVALMRQQQQLGLGLLGGSGGGYTINSLGGVVTATTTNSKKRLRLPRRGNTPLDRQRKRVREETPERGKVGVVVVMEEGKGKEVVEEVRKEESTETEKGVVLVEI, via the coding sequence ATGGCTCCCCGTCCCTTTTGCTACATCGTCAGACCTGACACCCAACGCAGGACCAAGACTGGCCAGATTCAGGCTGTTCGTGGGGCCAATGTCCCGCTCATCGCTGTTGACGAACTACCCGACTGGATTGAAATCTATGGGGTGCCCCGTGATATCCCCAGCGAGCAGACGATTGGGCTTCAGAACCTGGGGCTAATGTCCAAGAACTCGGAGCCCTATCTGGTGCAGCTTCACCAGAAAGTCTTTGCCGCCCGCCGTGAGCAATACCAGGGAGACGATTCAAGAGGTCAGGCTACCGCGGTGCCTTCAAGCAGTCCTGCTGTTCCTTCAAGCCGTCCCGCCGTTCCTTCAAGCcgtcctgctgctccttcaAGCCGTCCTACTGCGTCTCCTACAAGACATCAGGCGACACTTCCGCCCCAAGCTCAACCCCAGGTTCCAGTCGCCAACACAGCACCTGCTACCAACTCGCCACGGCAACCACCTCAGGCCATGTCCACAGCTATTCCTCAGACACAGGCTGCCCCAGCTGCTCAACCGGTACAGACCTCTATTCCCGCCCACGCATCTGTCAGTCAAGCGCCACCACCGACATCTACTGTCCCGGCGGGACTCCTGACCTCGCGACACGCGCCCAACCCCCCGACAGCTACACCGGCACAGTCAGCACCGCAACCTACTACCGTTCAATTCCCCGCTACTCCCtgtccccctccacctcccccagaaaccccatcatcagcccCAGcgcctgcccctccaccagcagcctccCAGCCCGGAGCCCCTGCTCAGCAAACTGTCtctatcaccaccaccaccgccaccaccactcaaccccaacccccgtTCCAACCCGCTCCCCCAGgaacatcaacctcctcccccatcaccatcaccccagcACCCCAAGAACCCTGCCTCCACTACCTAAAATGGGGCAAATGCAAGTTCCAACCCCACTGTAAACATtctcacctcatcacccccgcctcccttGTCTTAGCCGGCTTCCCCTCCggttcttttcctccttggATCAAAAAACGAGTCTCCCGActaaacaacaacaaccccaaccccccctctcaaccctcccgccccccttACTACCCCCAGCGTCACCACCCctattcctcctcctcctcctcctcctcctcctccaccactaccaccacctcatccgacacccactccctcacctccttctcctcttcctccagccCCCGGGTGAGGGTGGCCAAAAGAGGAACGGCAACCAAAAAAGTGAAAAAGCAGGAGAGACTGCTGCAGGAGATGCAACTCCGGCTTGAGAATCTAACTCTCAAGCAAAAGGAACGGGAGCTCAAAGTTGCGTTGAtgaggcagcagcagcaattggggttggggttgttaggggggagtgggggtgggtATACAATCAACTCTCTAGGGGGGGTCGTCACCGCGACGACAACAAACAGTAAAAAGAGGCTGAGGTTGCCCAGACGGGGGAACACGCCTCTTGATCGGCAGAGGAAGCGGGTTAGAGAGGAAACACCGGAACGGGGGAAGgtcggggttgttgttgtgatggaagagggaaaggggaaggaggttgttgaggaggtcagGAAGGAGGAAAGTACGGAAAccgaaaagggggtggtgctggttgagATTTAG
- a CDS encoding uncharacterized protein (COG:Z; EggNog:ENOG503NWED) — protein MQQRREEILAKKAKLAELKRQRELRASQSAGRGSITPSELVSPMPGRHTSRHDIENLINSLVGDSRSVSVSTGMNSPARRGSRPNSVLSGGELSNAATSEFQIPANAQVVPAPTQPQILSTVSLKTVYECPPSPVKEVFSYSKGVQTTEEWIPPTRARAASDSDLEDTVPATPNKRLSRRERDREEELRENIRKEIEEELKAARELVTDGTLKASAKENFPVRALTAEELKAVTQSDDFMDFVERSTKVIEKALDEEYDILTDYTLQAVNLDDDDEQSGNTGGKGRRKVREIAQFYDERWSKKRMISSIDFSPKFPELLLASYTKNPTAPHDPDGIVQVWNMHLHDRPEFVFHAQSDILTAKFSPFHPNLIIGGAYSGQVLLWDTRARSAPVQKTPLTGLGHTHPVYSVDIVGTQNANNIISCSTDGAVCGWSVDMLTQPQEAMTLVTPAPAKYEDLSPTCLAFPQADPTFFLVGSEEGTIYPCHRYDRAGAKAGVDARVSYKGHAAPVMSVDFHPSKGPVDLGDLVLSASLDWSVKLWKVRAPAATSAVVAALGSAVGTESQVTPLLDFVREDVVYDAAWSPVKPGVFSLVDGAGWLELWDITVETEEPVARISPSARKDGRTMLSKSLNKVAWEPSEGKRLATGGIDGQVTVFEVGPDLGGKENLRNEEWTSVKKLVNRIEAVGVNGVTAV, from the coding sequence CTTGTTTCGCCCATGCCCGGTCGGCACACCTCGCGACATGATATCGAAAACCTGATTAATAGCCTGGTGGGCGACAGCCGCTCCGTGTCTGTCTCGACAGGAATGAACTCGCCCGCCCGCCGCGGGAGCAGACCGAACAGTGTTTTGAGCGGAGGCGAGCTCAGCAATGCGGCCACTTCCGAATTTCAGATTCCTGCGAATGCCCAGGTTGTTCCTgcaccaacccagccccaGATTCTTTCGACCGTTTCGTTAAAAACAGTCTACGAGTGTCCTCCGTCGCcggtgaaggaggtgttCTCTTATAGCAAAGGTGTGCAAACGACAGAGGAATGGATACCACCAACCAGAGCACGAGCTGCTTCAGACTCGGACCTCGAAGATACAGTGCCAGCTACGCCCAACAAGCGATTAAGCAGGAGGGAACGAGACCGAGAGGAGGAACTAAGAGAAAATATTCGGAAAGAAatcgaggaggagttgaaAGCGGCGAGAGAGCTTGTGACGGATGGGACGCTGAAAGCTTCAGCCAAGGAGAACTTTCCTGTCCGGGCCTTGACAGCCGAGGAATTGAAGGCGGTTACACAGTCTGACGATTTCATGGACTTTGTCGAAAGATCAACCAAGGTTATCGAGAAAGCGCTAGACGAAGAGTACGATATCCTCACCGACTACACCCTTCAGGCTGTAAAcctcgatgatgacgatgaacAAAGCGGCAACACTGGAGGAAAAGGCCGGCGAAAGGTCAGAGAAATTGCCCAATTCTATGACGAACGCTGGTCCAAGAAACGCATGATCAGCTCCATCGACTTTTCTCCAAAATTCCCAGAACTCCTTTTGGCATCTTACACCAAgaaccccaccgccccccaCGACCCGGATGGTATTGTGCAGGTCTGGAACATGCACCTTCATGACCGCCCTGAATTCGTCTTTCACGCTCAGTCTGACATTCTTACCGCCAAATTCTCGCCTTTCCACCCGAATCTGATCATCGGTGGTGCCTACAGCGGCCAGGTGCTTTTATGGGATACGCGCGCTAGATCAGCGCCTGTCCAGAAGACACCACTCACCGGCCTCGGCCACACCCACCCAGTGTATTCAGTCGACATTGTCGGCACCCAAAACGcaaacaacatcatctcatGCTCTACTGACGGTGCCGTCTGCGGATGGAGTGTCGATATGCTCACGCAGCCACAGGAGGCAATGACACTGGTCACTCCCGCGCCCGCCAAGTACGAGGATCTCAGCCCGACCTGCCTTGCGTTCCCGCAAGCAGACCCGACGTTCTTTCTTGTGGGATCAGAAGAAGGGACGATTTATCCTTGCCATCGGTATGATCGCGCCGGGGCCAAGGCGGGTGTTGATGCGAGGGTTAGCTACAAGGGCCACGCGGCGCCGGTCATGTCGGTTGACTTTCACCCTTCCAAGGGCCCGGTGGATCTGGGCGATTTAGTCTTGTCTGCTAGTTTGGACTGGAGTGTCAAGCTCTGGAAGGTGAGGGCGCCGGCTGCCACCTCTGCGGTTGTGGCCGCTCTGGGATCTGCTGTGGGGACCGAGTCACAGGTTACGCCGCTGTTGGACTTTGTcagggaggatgtggtgtaTGATGCAGCCTGGTCGCCGGTGAAGCCGGGGGTTTTCTCTCTTGTGGATGGTGCCGGGTGGTTGGAGCTGTGGGACATCACTGTTGAGACGGAGGAACCGGTGGCGAGGATCAGCCCGAGCGCGAGGAAGGACGGGAGGACGATGTTAAGCAAGAGTTTGAACAAGGTTGCTTGGGAGCCGTCGGAAGGCAAGAGGTTGGCGACTGGTGGGATTGATGGGCAGGTTACGGTGTTTGAGGTTGGGCCGGACCTGGGCGGGAAGGAGAATCTGAGGAATGAAGAGTGGACGAGTGTGAAGAAGTTGGTGAACAGGATCGAGGCGGTAGGGGTGAATGGGGTTACTGCTGTTTGA